From the Balearica regulorum gibbericeps isolate bBalReg1 chromosome 4, bBalReg1.pri, whole genome shotgun sequence genome, one window contains:
- the CCNA2 gene encoding cyclin-A2, with translation MLTGQENQENVPPGGKAPPGGKASAPSAAGARMALGLLRGAQQRPGLPLQAARSGVEGHGAAAGRPGGGQQQPFTIHVDEPDGEQRRRGVPTTQKEEEAAALGLRAAVCALGERRPLAPLGNAMELSFGSPSIMDISITSEAEEKKPNVNNVPDYIGDIHTYLREMEVKCKPKMGYMKKQPDITNNMRAILVDWLVEVGEEYKLQNETLHLAVNYIDRFLSSMSVLRGKLQLVGTAAMLLASKFEEIYPPEVAEFVYITDDTYTKKQVLRMEHLILKVLSFDLAAPTINQFLTQYFLHQQTNAKVESLSMYLGELSLIDADPYLKYLPSIIAAAAFHLAGYTITGQTWPESLCKVTGYTLEDIKPCLMDLHKTYLKAAQHTQQSIREKYKSTKYHGVSLIDPPETLNVL, from the exons ATGTTGACGGGGCAGGAGAACCAGGAGAACGTTCCTCCGGGCGGCAAAGCGCCGCCGGGTGGCAAAGCGTCGGCGCCCAGCGCCGCCGGCGCCCGCATggcgctggggctgctgcggggcgCCCAGCAGCGGCCCGGGCTCCCGCTGCAG gcggcgcggagcggcgtTGAGGGCCATggcgcggcggcgggccggccgggcggcgggcagcagcagcccttcacCATCCACGTGGATGAGCCGGACGGggagcagcggcggcggggtgTCCCGACGAcccagaaggaagaggaggcggcggcgctgGGGCTGCGTGCGGCCGTCTGCGCCCTGGGGGAGCGGCGGCCCTTGGCGCCCCTGGGCAACGCCATGGAGCTGAGCTTCG GTTCTCCAAGTATTATGGATATTTCGATAACCtcagaagcagaagagaaaaaaccaaacgTTAATAATGTGCCAGACTATATCGGCGATATCCATACGTACCTTAGGGAAATGGAG GTGAAATGCAAGCCTAAAATGGGTTACATGAAGAAGCAACCTGATATCACAAACAACATGCGGGCTATTCTTGTGGACTGGCTGGTGGAAGTTGGAGAAGAATACAAATTACAGAATGAAACCCTGCACTTAGCTGTAAATTACATCGATAGGTTTCTTTCTTCAATGTCTGTTTTGAGAGGAAAACTTCAGCTTGTGGGTACTGCAGCTATGCTGCTTGCATC AAAGTTCGAAGAAATCTACCCTCCTGAAGTAGCAGAGTTTGTCTACATCACAGATGACACCTATACCAAGAAGCAGGTTCTAAGGATGGAGCACTTAATTTTGAAGGTTTTGTCGTTTGACTTGGCAGCTCCAACAATCAACCAGTTCCTCACTCAGTATTTCCTACATCAGCAGACAAACGCTAAAGTGGAGAGCCTGTCAATG TACCTTGGGGAGCTGAGTCTAATTGATGCTGATCCTTACCTAAAATACTTGCCATCAATTATCGCTGCTGCAGCATTTCACCTAGCAGGCTATACAATCACTGGACAGACTTGG CCTGAATCCCTGTGCAAAGTAACCGGCTACACCCTTGAAGACATCAAGCCTTGCCTCATGGACCTACACAAGACCTACctcaaagcagcacagcacacaCAACAGTCCATAAGGGAAAAGTACAAGAGTACAAA gTACCATGGAGTATCGCTTATTGACCCACCAGAGACACTAAACGTATTGTAA